The genomic interval GCCGTCGCTGACGGCGTAGACGGTCGCGACGAAATGCCGTGTCGTCTCCATGGACGCGCCGATGGGTCGCAGGAAAAACTACGTTACGGAGTGCCGGACGGGCAGTTGCTGTAGCTGCCGGGAGAGCGAAGCGCTCCCGAACTGTCCCGGACCGCGGCAGGCCGAAGCTCCTCGGCTGTCGAGCCGCCGCTGAGGGACACCGGACCGGATTCGGAGCCGAAAGCACGGCTCTTTAGGGGTGGACGCTGTCCTCGGCTTCCAGCAGCTCGTGGTAGCGGTTCCGGATAGTGACCTCGGAAATGTTGGCGACCTCGCTGACTTCGCTCTGGGTCACCTTCTCGTTGGTCAGCAGGGAGGCGGCGTACACCGCGGCGGCAGCCAGTCCGACGGGCGACTTGCCCGAGTGGACGCCTTCCTGCTTTGCGTTCTGGAGGAGCTGGCGGGCGCGTCGTTCGACCTCCTCGGTGAGGTCGAGGTCGGACGCGAAGCGGGGGACGTAGCTCTCGGGGTCGGCCGGCTGGATTTCGAGGCTCAGTTCCCGGACGACGTAGCGGTAGGTGCGGGCGATCTCGTCCTTGCCGACGCGGGAGACGTTGGCGATTTCGTCCAGCGAGCGGGGTGTCCCGGCCTGTCGGGCAGCGGCGTACAGCGACGCCGTGGAGACGCCCTCGATGGAGCGGCCCGGGAGCAGGTCTTCGTCGAGCGCTCGGCGGTAGATAACCGAGGCCGTCTCGCGGACGTTCTCGGGCAGGCCGAGCGCGGAGGCCATGCGGTCTATTTCGCCCAGGGCCTGCTTGAGGTTGCGCTCCTTGGAGTCCCGCGTCCGGAACCGCTCGTTCCACGTGCGGAGGCGTTGCATCTTCTCGCGCTGGCGCGAGGACAGGGAGTTGCCGTAGGCGTCCTTGTCTTGCCAGCCGATGTTGGTCGACAGTCCCTTGTCGTGCATCATGTTCGTCGTCGGGGCGCCGACGCGGGACTTCTGGTCTTTCTCTTTGGAGTCGAACGCACGCCACTCGGGGCCGGGGTCGATCTCGTCTTCCTCGACGACCAGCCCGCAGTCTTCACAGACGGTTTCGCCGCGCTCACTGTCTGAGAGCAACGAGCCACCACACTCTGGACAGACCAGAGACTCCGCTTCGTCTTCGGTCTGCTCCTCTTCGGTTTCGCGCTCACTCGTGTATCGACGGATGGTGGTATCGGTCATTGGTTTTGCGAACAGGCGGGTCTGGTGACCCGAAAAACGTCTCTTGTACGCTTCTGTTGTGGAGCGAGCGACTTAAAACTTTTCCCAAATCACAAAGCTACAATTTCCATATCGAAAAACAGTGTTGGTATTTGCGGTCGAAATACTGCAGTTGGGAGAACTATCCCAAACAATTGGGCTCGCGGTTCCGAAACGCTTACCGCCGGCCCAGTGTTCGGCGACAGTATGAGCGACAACGCTGTCGAGAGCGACGAGGTCGGCCACATCGCCGACCTCGCCCGTATCGACCTGGACGACTCGGAGGTCGAGCGGTTCACCGAGCAGTTCGGCGAGATTCTGGCCGCCTTCGAGGCGCTCGACGAGGTGCCCGACACCGACCGCGAGACCGACCTGACCAACGTGATGCGTCCCGACGAGGTCCGCGAGTGCCTGAGTCAGGAGGAGGCGCTCCGTAACGCTCCCGACTCCGAGGCCGGGCAGTTCAAAGGGCCGAAGGTGTCGTAGATGAGTGACCTCAACGCCTACATCGCTACCGAGACCATAGAGGGGAGCGACGACGGCCCGCTCGCCGGTCGAACAGTCGCCGTCAAGGACAACATCTCGACGAAGGACGTCCAGACCACCTGTGGCTCGGCGATGCTAGAGGGGTACGTCCCGCCCTACGACGCGACGGTCGTCGAGCGCCTCAAGGACGCCGGCGCGACGATTCCCGGCAAGACGAACATGGACGAGTTCGGGATGGGGACGACGACCGAGACCTCCGCCTACGGGGCCGTCGAGAACCCCGTCGCCGAGGGCCACGTTCCCGGCGGCTCCTCGGGCGGGTCAGCGGCGGTCGTCGCCTCGGGCGACGCCGACATGGCGCTCGGCAGCGACACCGGCGGCTCCATCCGCTGTCCAGCGGCGTTCTGTGGCGTCGTGGGTATCAAGCCCACCTACGGGCTCGTCTCCCGCTACGGGCTGGTGGCCTACGCCAACAGCCTCGAACAGATCGGTCCTATCGCCCCGACCGTCGAGGACGCGGCGGAACTGCTTTCGGTCATCGCCGGACCGGACGAGCGCGACGGGACGACCCGTGATGCGACCGACAACGGCACCGACTACGACTTCGCCGCCGCGGCCGACGGCGACGTCGACGGGCTCTCTATCGGCGTCCCGACGGAACTGCTCGACGGCGCCGACGAGGCCGTCGTCGAGACGTTCTGGGACGCAATCGACGAACTGGAGGCCCAGGGCGCGAGCTACCACGAGGTCGACCTCCCGAGCGTCGAACACGCCGTCGAGGCCTACTACGTCATCGCGATGAGCGAGGCCTCCTCGAACCTGGCGCGGTTCGACGGCGTCCGCTACGGGAAGAGCGGCGGCGAGGGCAACTGGAACGAGTCGTTCGCCCGCGCCCGCGAGGAGGGGTTCGGCGAGGAGGTCAAACGCCGCGTCCTGCTTGGCACCTACGCCCTCTCCGCGGGCTACCACGACAAGTACTACAAGAAAGCCCAGGACGCTCGTGCCTGGGTCAAACAGGACTTCGACGACGCCCTCTCGGAGGCGGACGTGCTCGCCTCGCCGACGATGCCGGTCCCGCCGATGGAGCGGGGCGAGAGCCTGTCGGACCCGCTGACGATGTATCTCGCCGACGCGAACACGACGCCGGTGAACCTGGCGAATCTCCCCGCCATCTCCGTCCCCGCGGGCGAGACCGACGAGGGCCTCCCCGTCGGGCTCCAGCTCGTCGGGCCCGCCTTCGGCGAGAAGACGATTATCCGGGCCGGCAGCGCGCTGGCGTAAGCGGCCACGTCGGTTCATCGAACCGAATTCACGACTCCTGTCGCGAATTCGGTCTTTTTCACTCACGTTTTTCGACGAGTGGTGGGCGAGCGGAGCGAGCGCACGAGAGAAAGGAAGACGTGGACTGATACGTTTTTACGCCCCCACCATCTGTACTCGGCCATGAGTGACGACCGACTCGGCTGGGTTCGCTGGCCGCTAGTGGCGAGAGCCGCCGCCGCAGGTACCGGTCTCGGGAGCATCTACGGCGTCGCGACCGGTGATTTCGTCTTCGGCCTCATAGCGGGGGCCATGATGGGTATCGGCTTCGCCGTTGGCCGGTCGTACACGTCGTAACTGCCGCCGCCGTTTTTACTGTGGCCGTCCGTACCCGGACAGCGACGGGCGGGCGACTCCGACCGGGTGCTATCGCAGCACCTGCCGGTAGACCTCGACGAGGCGGTCGACGGCGTGGTCGACGCTGACAGCGTCCCGGCGAGCGAGACAGCGTTCGCGCAGCCGGTCGCGGTCGTCGAGCACCCGCTCGATGGCTCGCTGGAAGCCGTCCATGTCGCCTTCCGCGTAGCTGTAGCCGGTCTCGCCGTCGTCGATAGTGTCGCTGAGCGCGCCCGCGTCGACGCCCGCGACCGGGGTCCCACAGCAGTTGGCCTCCAGCGCGACCAGCCCCTGTGTCTCGACGGGGCTGGGGAACGCAAAGACGTCGAGCGCGGCGTAGAACTCGGGCAGTTCCTCGCGGTCCAGAAATCCCAGAAACCGGACGTCGAGGTCGCTGGTCGCCGCCGCGGATTCGAGGTCCTCGCGTACGGGGCCGTCACCGCCGAAGACGACGGTCACGTCGAGTCCCGCACAGGCGGTGAGGATATCGCCCAGACACTTCTCGTGGCCGTGGCGGCCGGTGTAGCCCACCAGCGGTCGGTCGGGGAGGTCGTAGCGCTCCCGGAAGTCGCTCGCCTCTGGTGGCGCGAAAAACTCCGTGTCCACGCCGTTCGAGACGA from Halomicroarcula saliterrae carries:
- a CDS encoding transcription initiation factor IIB, whose product is MTDTTIRRYTSERETEEEQTEDEAESLVCPECGGSLLSDSERGETVCEDCGLVVEEDEIDPGPEWRAFDSKEKDQKSRVGAPTTNMMHDKGLSTNIGWQDKDAYGNSLSSRQREKMQRLRTWNERFRTRDSKERNLKQALGEIDRMASALGLPENVRETASVIYRRALDEDLLPGRSIEGVSTASLYAAARQAGTPRSLDEIANVSRVGKDEIARTYRYVVRELSLEIQPADPESYVPRFASDLDLTEEVERRARQLLQNAKQEGVHSGKSPVGLAAAAVYAASLLTNEKVTQSEVSEVANISEVTIRNRYHELLEAEDSVHP
- the gatC gene encoding Asp-tRNA(Asn)/Glu-tRNA(Gln) amidotransferase subunit GatC, with protein sequence MSDNAVESDEVGHIADLARIDLDDSEVERFTEQFGEILAAFEALDEVPDTDRETDLTNVMRPDEVRECLSQEEALRNAPDSEAGQFKGPKVS
- the gatA gene encoding Asp-tRNA(Asn)/Glu-tRNA(Gln) amidotransferase subunit GatA, with amino-acid sequence MSDLNAYIATETIEGSDDGPLAGRTVAVKDNISTKDVQTTCGSAMLEGYVPPYDATVVERLKDAGATIPGKTNMDEFGMGTTTETSAYGAVENPVAEGHVPGGSSGGSAAVVASGDADMALGSDTGGSIRCPAAFCGVVGIKPTYGLVSRYGLVAYANSLEQIGPIAPTVEDAAELLSVIAGPDERDGTTRDATDNGTDYDFAAAADGDVDGLSIGVPTELLDGADEAVVETFWDAIDELEAQGASYHEVDLPSVEHAVEAYYVIAMSEASSNLARFDGVRYGKSGGEGNWNESFARAREEGFGEEVKRRVLLGTYALSAGYHDKYYKKAQDARAWVKQDFDDALSEADVLASPTMPVPPMERGESLSDPLTMYLADANTTPVNLANLPAISVPAGETDEGLPVGLQLVGPAFGEKTIIRAGSALA
- a CDS encoding glycosyltransferase, yielding MALPQVAAFTDTYLPTVNGVTYTVQTWRDHWQARDGRMDVVYPRSDHTPVAGEHPVRSLPFPFYDGYRLGMPQIPSAVHDADVVHAHTAFSLGMAGKRLARKIDAPLVTSYHTPTGEYAEYVSKTDLLESAVQSSAEQYERWYLDGSDRIITPSERTADYVRQTLGAGTAVEVVSNGVDTEFFAPPEASDFRERYDLPDRPLVGYTGRHGHEKCLGDILTACAGLDVTVVFGGDGPVREDLESAAATSDLDVRFLGFLDREELPEFYAALDVFAFPSPVETQGLVALEANCCGTPVAGVDAGALSDTIDDGETGYSYAEGDMDGFQRAIERVLDDRDRLRERCLARRDAVSVDHAVDRLVEVYRQVLR